From a region of the Rhodococcus sp. 4CII genome:
- a CDS encoding phosphatidylserine decarboxylase: MARKPTPPGTPQPTSVGHIVDLVRGAVPPLHPAGLPFVLAPLGVALVGRKRKWVRRGALTSAAACAAFFRHPHRVPPNRVGVAVAPADGEVALVDSAVPPSELDMGSEPLPRVSIFLSVLDVHVQRSPVGGEVKKVVHRAGRFLSADLADASEVNERNSMLLHTAEGHDVAVVQIAGLLARRIVCDAKVGDTLPIGDTYGLIRFGSRVDTYFPAGTTLLAERGQRTIGAETVIAQLP; the protein is encoded by the coding sequence GTGGCACGCAAGCCCACACCCCCCGGAACCCCGCAACCCACGAGCGTCGGGCACATCGTCGACCTGGTCCGCGGAGCAGTTCCGCCCCTGCATCCGGCCGGGCTGCCCTTCGTCCTCGCACCACTCGGTGTGGCGCTCGTCGGGCGCAAGCGCAAGTGGGTCCGGCGCGGGGCGCTGACCTCGGCCGCCGCCTGCGCCGCGTTCTTCCGGCACCCGCACCGCGTTCCGCCGAACCGAGTCGGTGTCGCGGTTGCACCCGCCGACGGTGAGGTCGCGCTCGTCGACTCCGCGGTCCCCCCGTCCGAACTGGACATGGGCAGCGAACCGCTCCCCCGGGTCAGCATCTTCCTGTCCGTGCTCGACGTGCACGTCCAGCGCAGCCCCGTGGGCGGCGAGGTGAAGAAGGTCGTCCACCGGGCAGGCCGGTTCCTCTCCGCCGACCTCGCCGACGCCAGCGAGGTCAACGAGCGCAACAGCATGCTGCTGCACACCGCCGAGGGGCACGATGTCGCCGTCGTGCAGATCGCCGGGCTGCTCGCCCGCCGGATCGTCTGCGACGCCAAGGTCGGCGACACCCTCCCGATCGGCGACACGTACGGCCTGATCCGGTTCGGCTCCCGCGTCGACACCTACTTCCCGGCGGGCACCACGTTGCTCGCCGAGCGGGGCCAGCGGACGATCGGCGCCGAGACCGTCATCGCACAACTGCCGTGA
- a CDS encoding NUDIX domain-containing protein: MCYGRSPRLIYVVTVPAQIRTAALAHIRDRKLLQTRSVGKSAFYMAGGKIDPGENAEQALHREIREELDAGIVDGTLEHLGVFEAPAYGHPEGTDLHMTCFLAELGSEPRPTSEIAELRYFTVDEYAAMPDVAPGSMLVFRRLQSLGLLD, encoded by the coding sequence ATGTGTTATGGACGGTCGCCCCGACTCATCTATGTTGTGACCGTGCCCGCCCAGATCCGAACCGCCGCCCTCGCCCACATTCGCGACCGGAAACTCCTCCAGACCCGGTCGGTCGGGAAGTCCGCGTTCTACATGGCGGGCGGCAAGATCGATCCGGGCGAGAACGCCGAACAGGCACTGCACCGCGAGATCCGCGAAGAACTCGACGCCGGGATCGTCGACGGGACCCTCGAGCACCTGGGGGTGTTCGAGGCGCCCGCGTACGGACATCCCGAGGGCACCGACCTGCACATGACCTGCTTTCTCGCCGAACTCGGCAGCGAGCCCCGGCCGACGAGCGAGATCGCCGAACTGCGGTACTTCACCGTGGACGAGTACGCGGCGATGCCCGACGTCGCGCCCGGCTCGATGCTCGTGTTCCGCCGGTTGCAGTCGCTCGGCCTCCTCGACTAG
- the pssA gene encoding CDP-diacylglycerol--serine O-phosphatidyltransferase translates to MIANAKQQRRGRPQQAVRLLPSVVTILALCAGLSAVKFALDEDLGTALAMIGAAAVLDSLDGRIARLLDATSKMGAELDSLADSISFGVAPALVLYVTLLDGQSFGWIIALIYAVSIVLRLARFNTLLDEDDAPGYTNEYFTGVPAPAGALVALAPLAAAAQWGDGWWSSYPVVVAWTVLSAALIVSRIPTLALKTVSVPPHMAAGLLVLVALAAAALVTYPYILLIALVAVYLAHIPFAVRSKRWVAARPETWDIKPAERRAIRRQPDARGKRSAARLGLRRPRAR, encoded by the coding sequence GTGATCGCCAACGCGAAGCAGCAGCGGCGAGGACGACCCCAGCAAGCTGTTCGGCTCCTGCCGAGCGTGGTCACGATCCTCGCCCTGTGTGCGGGACTGTCCGCCGTCAAGTTCGCGCTCGACGAAGACCTGGGGACGGCACTGGCGATGATCGGCGCCGCCGCGGTGCTCGATTCGCTCGACGGGCGCATCGCCCGTCTGCTCGACGCCACCAGCAAGATGGGCGCCGAACTGGATTCGCTGGCCGATTCCATCTCGTTCGGCGTCGCCCCGGCCCTCGTCCTCTACGTCACACTGCTGGACGGGCAGAGCTTCGGCTGGATCATCGCGCTCATCTACGCGGTCAGCATCGTGCTGCGACTCGCGCGGTTCAACACCCTCCTCGACGAGGACGACGCGCCGGGCTACACCAACGAGTACTTCACCGGGGTGCCCGCACCGGCAGGCGCGCTGGTCGCGCTGGCGCCGCTGGCCGCCGCCGCGCAGTGGGGCGACGGCTGGTGGTCGTCGTATCCCGTCGTCGTGGCATGGACCGTGCTCTCCGCCGCACTGATCGTCAGCCGCATCCCCACCCTCGCGCTGAAGACGGTGTCGGTACCCCCCCACATGGCGGCCGGTCTCCTCGTCCTCGTCGCGCTCGCGGCGGCGGCCCTGGTCACCTACCCGTACATCCTGCTGATCGCGCTCGTGGCGGTGTACCTCGCGCACATTCCGTTCGCGGTCCGTTCGAAGCGGTGGGTGGCGGCGCGGCCCGAGACGTGGGACATCAAACCCGCCGAACGACGCGCCATCCGGCGTCAGCCCGACGCCCGCGGCAAGCGCTCGGCCGCACGGCTCGGACTGCGCCGTCCCCGGGCCCGGTAG
- a CDS encoding AAA family ATPase, with protein MTSPELALTVRLNTSAADTRRGVVRLHPEALAALGLREWDAIALVGARRTAAVAGRAPAGTPTGTALLDDVTLSNAGLTENSTVVVTPVTVYGGKTVTVSGSALAVNSISDVTLRHALLGKVLTVGDTVSLLPRDLGPGTSTAPATQALSRTFGVAWTSELLTVTGVDPAGGPVSVQPNTAVRWGEGVRPTVSVSPSRLSAPPPVPAAQDLPPVPVEDLVGAQTQAAKLTEWLGLALDEPELLRKLGASPHLGVLVTGPAGVGKATLARAVLASRPVVELDGPSAGALEADSRLQRVTAAVEEIRGGGVLLITDIDALLPATPEPVAALVVEQLRRAVDTVGVAFVATSAHPDSIDARLRGQDLCDRELALTLPDGSTRRALLELLLRKVPTDGVTLDAIAARTPGFVVADLAALCREAALRAASRAARKPVDPALTQDDLLGALDVIRPLSRSGSEELAIGSVTLDDVGDMVETKQALTEAVLWPLQHPDSFARLGVDPPRGVLLYGPPGCGKTYLVRALASSGHLSVHAVKGAELMDKWVGASEKAVRELFQRARDSAPSLIFLDEVDALAPRRGQSSDSGVSDRVVASLLTELDGVEPLRDVVVVGATNRPDLIDPALLRPGRLERLVFVPPPDGDARRAILRTSGKAVPLATDVDLDALAHDLDGYSAADCSALLREAALAAMRRNIDAADVTAADVAEAREKVRPSLDPEQVAHLKAYALSRL; from the coding sequence GTGACCTCACCGGAACTCGCGCTCACAGTCCGACTGAACACCTCGGCCGCCGACACCCGGCGCGGTGTGGTGCGGCTGCATCCGGAAGCCCTCGCCGCGCTCGGCCTCCGCGAATGGGACGCGATCGCCCTCGTCGGCGCGCGCCGCACCGCCGCGGTCGCCGGTCGCGCACCGGCCGGAACCCCCACCGGGACCGCGCTCCTCGACGACGTGACACTCTCCAACGCGGGACTGACCGAGAACAGCACCGTCGTCGTGACCCCGGTGACGGTGTACGGCGGGAAGACGGTGACGGTCAGCGGCTCCGCACTGGCCGTCAATTCCATCTCCGACGTCACCCTCCGCCATGCCCTGCTCGGGAAGGTCCTCACCGTCGGCGACACCGTATCGCTCCTCCCCCGAGACCTCGGCCCCGGAACCAGCACCGCGCCGGCGACGCAGGCACTGTCCCGCACGTTCGGCGTCGCCTGGACCTCCGAGTTGCTCACCGTGACCGGGGTCGACCCCGCCGGTGGTCCGGTGAGCGTGCAGCCGAACACCGCCGTCCGCTGGGGTGAAGGGGTGCGGCCCACGGTGTCCGTGTCGCCGTCCCGGCTGTCCGCGCCGCCGCCGGTCCCGGCCGCCCAGGACCTTCCCCCGGTCCCGGTCGAAGACCTCGTCGGAGCGCAAACCCAGGCGGCCAAACTCACCGAGTGGCTGGGGCTGGCGCTCGACGAACCCGAACTGCTCCGGAAACTCGGCGCCTCGCCCCATCTGGGGGTCCTGGTGACCGGGCCCGCCGGCGTCGGGAAGGCGACGCTCGCCCGTGCGGTGCTCGCGTCCCGGCCGGTCGTCGAACTCGACGGTCCGAGTGCAGGAGCGCTGGAGGCTGATTCGCGGTTGCAGCGGGTCACGGCCGCGGTGGAGGAGATCCGCGGCGGTGGCGTCCTCCTGATCACCGACATCGACGCTCTGCTGCCGGCCACCCCCGAACCGGTGGCGGCGCTCGTCGTCGAACAACTCCGCCGCGCGGTCGACACCGTCGGGGTCGCGTTCGTCGCGACGTCGGCGCACCCCGACTCGATCGACGCCCGGCTCCGCGGGCAGGACCTCTGCGACCGCGAACTCGCGCTGACTCTGCCCGACGGCTCCACCCGCAGGGCACTCCTCGAACTGCTCCTGAGGAAGGTCCCCACCGACGGCGTCACCCTCGATGCGATCGCGGCCCGCACACCCGGGTTCGTCGTCGCCGACCTCGCCGCGCTGTGCCGCGAAGCCGCGCTCCGTGCCGCCTCGCGTGCCGCCAGGAAGCCGGTCGACCCGGCGCTGACGCAGGACGATCTGCTCGGCGCCCTCGACGTCATCCGTCCGCTGTCGAGGTCGGGCAGCGAGGAACTCGCGATCGGCAGCGTCACCCTCGACGACGTCGGCGACATGGTGGAGACGAAGCAGGCGCTGACCGAGGCGGTCCTGTGGCCGCTGCAGCATCCGGATTCGTTCGCCCGCCTCGGCGTCGATCCCCCGCGCGGCGTGCTGCTCTACGGTCCGCCCGGTTGCGGCAAGACCTATCTCGTTCGTGCACTGGCCAGTTCAGGACACCTCAGTGTGCACGCCGTCAAGGGCGCCGAGCTGATGGACAAGTGGGTGGGCGCATCCGAGAAAGCCGTTCGCGAATTGTTTCAGCGGGCGCGCGATTCGGCGCCGTCGCTGATCTTCCTCGACGAGGTGGACGCGCTGGCCCCGCGGCGCGGCCAGAGTTCCGATTCCGGGGTGTCCGATCGGGTGGTGGCGTCGCTGCTCACGGAACTCGACGGCGTGGAGCCGCTCCGCGACGTCGTGGTCGTCGGCGCCACCAACCGGCCCGACCTGATCGACCCGGCGTTGCTGCGCCCCGGCCGCCTGGAGCGGCTGGTGTTCGTGCCGCCGCCGGACGGCGACGCCCGCCGCGCGATTCTCCGGACGTCCGGCAAGGCGGTCCCCCTCGCGACCGACGTCGACCTCGACGCCCTGGCCCACGACCTCGACGGCTACTCGGCCGCCGACTGCTCGGCATTGCTGCGGGAGGCCGCGCTGGCCGCCATGCGCCGGAACATCGATGCCGCCGACGTCACCGCGGCCGACGTGGCCGAGGCGCGCGAAAAGGTGCGCCCCTCACTCGATCCCGAGCAAGTGGCGCACCTGAAGGCCTATGCGCTGTCGCGCCTGTGA
- a CDS encoding SRPBCC family protein: protein MANTLEASIDIAATPQDVWAVVSDLNRMGEWSPQCRKMRILGGVVEEGTKTVNINRKGFLVWPTTSKVVKFQPNKSIAFRILENRTIWSYELEPTADGTKVTERREAPTGTSKVSQFLVKTVLGGNDDFEVDLVNGMNTTLARIKSEAERKA, encoded by the coding sequence ATGGCAAACACCCTCGAAGCAAGCATCGACATCGCCGCGACCCCGCAAGACGTGTGGGCCGTCGTGTCGGATCTGAACCGGATGGGCGAATGGAGCCCCCAGTGCCGCAAGATGCGCATCCTCGGCGGCGTCGTCGAGGAGGGCACGAAGACCGTCAACATCAACCGCAAGGGCTTCCTCGTCTGGCCGACCACGTCGAAGGTCGTGAAGTTCCAGCCCAACAAGTCCATCGCATTCCGCATCCTCGAGAACCGCACCATCTGGTCGTACGAACTCGAGCCCACGGCCGACGGAACCAAGGTCACCGAACGCCGCGAAGCGCCGACCGGAACGTCCAAGGTGTCGCAGTTCCTGGTCAAGACCGTCCTCGGCGGCAATGACGACTTCGAGGTCGACCTCGTGAACGGCATGAACACCACCCTCGCCCGCATCAAATCGGAGGCCGAGCGCAAAGCTTGA
- a CDS encoding Na+/H+ antiporter subunit A: MLAVLLAHAVAAVLAPLVVRKFGRNGFYPLALVPLASLGWVLAKWGTVQTVSIEWVPGLSMNLDFWFDPLAAIMSVLVLGIGTLILIYCARYFSDDEPRLGIFAAEMVAFAGAMFGLVASDNMLLLYTFWELTTVLSFLLVGHYAERASSRRAATQALLVTTAGGLAMLVGIIILGQVGGTYNLSELIEVAPRGWLAGVAVVLVLIGALSKSAIVPLHFWLPGAMAAPTPVSGYLHAAAMVKAGIYLVARLSPGFADSGPWRFTIITLGLLTMVLAGWRAMRAFDLKLVLAFGTVSQLGFMMVLVGLGTRDAALAGMTMVVAHAMFKAALFMVVGIIDHTTGTRDIRKLAHLGDRAPALTVFAAMAAASMAGIPPFLGFVGKEAAFDSLLSTSVLADPARIVTVGVVVLGSILTLAYSVRFMWGAFGRKRLARPSSAVQTMHAPGPLFLAAPAVLSVLSLAAGLASPQLEKLLTPYSRTFPATSASDYHLALWHGVNTALVLTLLVFAVGTALFVAQRWVNRLRFEHPPLGNADRIYDATLRGMDALSMRLTGATQRGSLPLTQATILGTLVVVPLVLLVVGTNTRAEVRLWDSPVQFVIGLMMVAAALAATVMRNRLASVILVGLSGYGCGVLFALHGAPDLALTQFLVETLTLVIFVLVFRKLPAEVDERRAIGFKIPRALLAVAVGATITTIGAYAINARNSVPIHERLPDAAYYLGNGKNVVNVLLVDIRAWDTLGEISVLLVAATGVASLVFRNRRFGSAPRVSDAPAVIAESAASHSETTWLLGGDLIDPKHRSLVLEVTTRLIFPTIMVVSVYFFFAGHNAPGGGFAGGLTAGLALVLRYLAGGRYELGETVPIDAGKILGLGLTLAAGTALTSLFLGAPALSSAVFEVTLPVFGHVKMVTALFFDLGVYLIVVGLVLDVLRSLGARLDAQVEVNQR; encoded by the coding sequence TTGCTTGCTGTTCTGCTCGCCCATGCCGTTGCCGCCGTTCTGGCTCCGCTTGTGGTGCGCAAGTTCGGCCGCAACGGTTTCTACCCCCTCGCTCTCGTGCCCCTGGCGTCGCTCGGCTGGGTTCTCGCCAAGTGGGGCACCGTCCAGACGGTCTCGATCGAGTGGGTTCCGGGCCTGTCGATGAACCTCGACTTCTGGTTCGATCCGCTCGCCGCGATCATGTCCGTGCTGGTGCTGGGAATCGGCACCCTGATCCTGATCTATTGCGCGCGCTACTTCTCCGACGACGAACCCCGGCTCGGCATCTTCGCGGCCGAGATGGTGGCGTTCGCCGGCGCCATGTTCGGCCTCGTCGCCAGCGACAACATGCTGCTGCTGTACACGTTCTGGGAATTGACGACCGTCCTGTCGTTCCTGCTGGTCGGTCATTACGCCGAACGCGCGTCGAGCCGCCGGGCCGCGACGCAGGCACTGCTGGTCACCACCGCGGGTGGTCTGGCGATGCTGGTCGGCATCATCATCCTCGGCCAGGTCGGCGGCACCTACAACCTGTCCGAACTGATCGAGGTCGCACCGCGCGGCTGGCTCGCCGGGGTCGCCGTCGTGCTGGTCCTCATCGGCGCACTGTCGAAATCCGCGATCGTGCCCCTGCATTTCTGGCTGCCCGGCGCGATGGCCGCCCCCACTCCCGTGAGCGGTTATCTGCACGCCGCGGCCATGGTGAAGGCCGGCATCTACCTCGTAGCCAGGTTGTCGCCCGGCTTCGCGGACTCCGGGCCGTGGCGGTTCACGATCATCACGCTCGGCCTGCTGACGATGGTCCTCGCGGGGTGGCGGGCGATGCGCGCCTTCGACCTCAAACTGGTGTTGGCGTTCGGCACGGTCAGTCAGCTCGGTTTCATGATGGTGCTCGTCGGCCTCGGCACCCGGGACGCCGCGCTGGCCGGCATGACCATGGTCGTCGCCCACGCCATGTTCAAGGCCGCCCTGTTCATGGTGGTCGGCATCATCGACCACACGACGGGCACTCGGGACATCCGCAAACTCGCGCATCTCGGTGACCGTGCGCCCGCGCTCACGGTCTTCGCCGCGATGGCGGCGGCGAGCATGGCGGGGATCCCCCCGTTCCTCGGGTTCGTCGGCAAGGAGGCCGCATTCGACTCCCTGCTGAGCACGTCCGTCCTCGCCGACCCGGCACGGATCGTCACCGTCGGTGTGGTCGTGCTCGGGTCGATCCTGACACTCGCCTACAGCGTGCGCTTCATGTGGGGCGCGTTCGGCCGCAAGCGTCTCGCGCGGCCGAGTTCGGCCGTGCAGACCATGCACGCACCCGGACCGCTGTTCCTCGCCGCGCCCGCCGTCCTGTCGGTTCTGAGCCTGGCCGCGGGACTCGCGTCGCCGCAGCTGGAGAAGCTGCTGACGCCGTACTCGCGCACGTTTCCCGCCACGAGCGCCTCCGATTACCACCTCGCTCTGTGGCACGGGGTCAACACCGCGCTGGTGCTGACGCTGCTGGTGTTCGCGGTCGGCACCGCGCTCTTCGTGGCCCAGCGCTGGGTCAACCGGCTGCGGTTCGAGCATCCTCCCCTCGGCAATGCCGACCGCATCTACGACGCGACCCTGCGCGGCATGGACGCCCTGTCGATGCGGCTGACGGGCGCCACCCAGCGAGGTTCGCTGCCGCTGACGCAGGCCACCATCCTCGGCACCCTCGTGGTGGTCCCGCTGGTGCTGCTCGTCGTCGGCACCAACACCCGCGCCGAGGTCCGGCTGTGGGATTCGCCGGTGCAGTTCGTGATCGGGTTGATGATGGTCGCGGCGGCGCTCGCCGCGACCGTGATGCGGAACCGGCTGGCCAGCGTGATCCTCGTCGGTCTCAGCGGTTACGGCTGCGGTGTGCTGTTCGCGCTGCACGGCGCCCCCGACCTCGCGCTGACCCAGTTCCTGGTGGAGACGCTGACACTGGTCATCTTCGTCCTCGTGTTCCGCAAGCTGCCCGCCGAGGTGGACGAGCGCCGGGCGATCGGGTTCAAGATCCCGCGGGCGCTTCTGGCCGTCGCGGTCGGGGCCACCATCACCACGATCGGCGCGTACGCGATCAACGCGCGTAACTCGGTGCCGATCCACGAGCGCCTTCCGGACGCCGCGTATTACCTCGGCAACGGCAAGAACGTCGTCAACGTGCTGCTGGTCGACATCCGCGCCTGGGACACACTCGGCGAGATCTCGGTCCTGCTCGTGGCCGCCACCGGTGTCGCGAGCCTGGTGTTCCGCAACCGTCGCTTCGGCAGCGCGCCCCGGGTGTCCGACGCGCCGGCGGTGATCGCCGAGTCGGCGGCCTCGCATTCCGAGACCACGTGGCTGCTCGGCGGCGACCTCATCGATCCGAAACACCGCTCGCTCGTGCTCGAGGTGACGACCCGGCTGATCTTCCCGACCATCATGGTGGTGTCGGTGTACTTCTTCTTCGCCGGGCACAACGCACCGGGCGGCGGATTCGCAGGCGGCCTCACCGCCGGACTCGCCCTCGTGCTGCGTTACCTCGCGGGCGGACGGTACGAGCTCGGCGAGACCGTCCCGATCGACGCGGGCAAGATCCTCGGCCTCGGGCTCACGCTCGCGGCGGGCACCGCGCTGACGTCGCTGTTCCTCGGCGCCCCGGCACTGTCCTCCGCGGTCTTCGAGGTGACGCTGCCGGTGTTCGGTCACGTCAAGATGGTCACCGCCCTGTTCTTCGACCTGGGTGTGTATCTCATCGTGGTCGGTCTCGTGCTCGACGTTCTCCGCAGTCTCGGGGCGCGTCTCGACGCGCAGGTGGAGGTGAACCAGCGATGA
- the hutH gene encoding histidine ammonia-lyase gives MGTAESVVVGTGALAAEDVIRVARLGAPVRIAADAMSAMAESRKRIEALAGDPRPVYGVSTGFGALATRHIPWARRAQLQRSLIRSHAAGSGPEVEREVVRALMLLRLSTLATGRTGVRPEVAQVYASLLSSGITPVVHEYGSLGCSGDLAPLAHVALAVIGEGTVRDADGELVPAGAALSAAGIAPVVLAEKEGLALINGTDGMLGMLVLACHDLRRLLSLADVTASMSVEGLLGTDKVFAAELQALRPHPGQAAAAANMVRLLAGSEIVQSHANPSCTVVQDAYSLRCAPQVAGAARDTLAHAERVAGWELASAVDNPVVTVDGRVESNGNFHGAPVAYVLDFLAIVVADVASMSERRTDRFLDVARSHGLPPFLADDPGVDSGHMIAQYTQAAIVSELKRLAAPASVDSIPSSAMQEDHVSMGWSAARKLRRAIDGLTRVLAIEALTAARALDLRAPLAPSPATGAVRATIREHVGGPGTDRHLAPEIEAAVALASSGALVASAETVVGKLD, from the coding sequence GTGGGAACCGCAGAGTCCGTCGTCGTCGGAACCGGGGCGCTCGCCGCCGAAGACGTGATCCGGGTGGCGCGTCTCGGCGCCCCGGTCCGGATCGCAGCGGACGCGATGTCAGCGATGGCGGAGTCCCGGAAGCGCATCGAGGCGTTGGCGGGGGACCCGAGGCCGGTGTATGGGGTGTCGACGGGTTTCGGGGCGCTCGCGACCCGGCACATTCCCTGGGCGCGGCGGGCGCAGTTGCAGCGCAGCCTGATCCGCTCGCATGCCGCCGGCAGTGGTCCGGAGGTGGAGCGGGAGGTGGTGCGGGCGTTGATGTTGTTGCGGTTGTCGACGCTGGCGACGGGCCGGACCGGGGTGCGGCCGGAGGTGGCGCAGGTGTATGCGTCGTTGTTGTCGTCGGGGATCACGCCGGTGGTGCACGAATACGGCAGCCTCGGGTGCTCCGGCGACCTGGCGCCGCTCGCCCATGTGGCGCTCGCGGTGATCGGCGAGGGCACGGTCCGGGACGCGGACGGCGAACTGGTGCCGGCCGGGGCGGCGTTGTCCGCCGCCGGGATCGCGCCGGTGGTGTTGGCGGAGAAGGAGGGGTTGGCGCTGATCAACGGCACCGACGGCATGCTCGGGATGCTGGTGCTGGCGTGTCACGATCTGCGTCGGTTGCTGTCGCTGGCCGATGTGACGGCGTCGATGAGCGTGGAGGGGTTGCTCGGCACCGACAAGGTGTTCGCCGCGGAGCTGCAGGCGCTGCGGCCCCACCCCGGGCAGGCGGCGGCGGCGGCGAACATGGTCCGGTTGCTGGCGGGCTCGGAGATCGTGCAAAGCCATGCCAACCCGAGTTGCACGGTCGTGCAGGACGCGTACTCGCTGCGGTGTGCCCCGCAGGTCGCGGGCGCGGCGCGGGACACCCTCGCGCACGCGGAGCGGGTGGCGGGCTGGGAGTTGGCGAGTGCGGTCGACAACCCGGTGGTGACGGTGGACGGTCGGGTGGAGTCGAACGGCAACTTTCACGGGGCGCCGGTGGCGTATGTGCTGGATTTTCTGGCGATCGTGGTCGCGGATGTGGCGAGCATGAGTGAGCGTCGCACCGACCGGTTCCTGGATGTGGCGCGCAGTCACGGGTTGCCGCCGTTTCTGGCGGATGATCCGGGGGTGGACAGTGGGCACATGATCGCGCAGTACACGCAGGCGGCGATCGTGTCGGAGCTGAAACGGCTGGCGGCGCCGGCGAGTGTGGATTCGATTCCGTCGTCGGCGATGCAGGAGGATCACGTGTCGATGGGGTGGTCCGCGGCCCGGAAGTTGCGGCGGGCGATCGACGGGCTCACCCGGGTTCTCGCCATCGAGGCGTTGACGGCGGCTCGCGCCCTGGATCTGCGGGCCCCCCTCGCACCGTCACCCGCGACGGGTGCGGTGCGGGCGACGATCCGCGAGCACGTCGGCGGACCGGGGACCGACCGTCACCTTGCGCCGGAGATCGAGGCCGCGGTGGCCCTCGCCTCTTCCGGTGCACTGGTCGCGAGCGCCGAGACGGTGGTGGGAAAGCTGGACTGA
- a CDS encoding isocitrate lyase/phosphoenolpyruvate mutase family protein yields the protein MTSINEKATTLLGLHRPGNPVILPTVWDAWSANLAVSAGFQALTVGSHPVSDSIGKPDNEGITFDELLHRIAQITAAVDLPLSVDIESGYGLEPTRLIEGLIGAGAVGLNIEDTVHSEGGRLREPQEHADFVGGLRQAADAAGVHVVVNARTDLFVKQVGDESDRVDRAIARLKLAADAGADVLYPVGRHDDATQKRLTSELPLPVNAIGLPEQDDPASFGPLGVARVSFGPFFQAALGAHAATMLARWS from the coding sequence ATGACGTCGATCAACGAGAAGGCCACCACCCTGCTGGGGCTGCACCGGCCCGGCAACCCCGTCATCCTGCCCACTGTGTGGGATGCCTGGTCCGCGAATCTGGCTGTGTCCGCCGGGTTTCAGGCGCTGACCGTCGGAAGCCACCCGGTCTCCGACTCGATCGGCAAGCCCGACAACGAGGGCATCACGTTCGACGAGCTGCTGCATCGCATCGCGCAGATCACCGCTGCGGTGGATCTGCCGCTGTCCGTGGACATCGAGTCGGGGTACGGGCTCGAACCCACGCGACTGATCGAGGGTCTGATCGGCGCGGGGGCGGTAGGTCTGAACATCGAGGACACCGTCCACAGCGAGGGCGGGCGTCTCCGTGAGCCGCAGGAGCACGCCGACTTCGTCGGCGGATTGCGACAGGCCGCCGACGCCGCCGGCGTGCATGTGGTCGTGAACGCGCGCACCGACCTGTTCGTGAAGCAGGTCGGCGACGAATCCGATCGGGTCGACCGTGCGATCGCACGGCTGAAGCTCGCGGCCGACGCCGGCGCCGACGTGCTCTACCCGGTGGGCCGCCACGACGACGCCACGCAGAAGAGGCTCACGTCGGAGTTGCCGCTGCCCGTCAACGCCATCGGACTGCCCGAGCAGGACGACCCGGCGAGCTTCGGCCCGCTCGGGGTCGCGCGCGTGAGCTTCGGCCCGTTCTTCCAGGCCGCCCTCGGCGCGCACGCGGCCACAATGCTCGCCCGCTGGTCCTGA